In Nocardia asteroides, the following proteins share a genomic window:
- the ruvA gene encoding Holliday junction branch migration protein RuvA, giving the protein MIASVRGEVLELALDHVVIEAAGVGYRLNVTPATLAGLSRGEETRLYTAMIVREDSMTLFGFADTEARDLFGLLQTVSGVGPKLALAVLAVLEPEALRKALAESNVAALTRVPGIGKRGAERMVVELRDKVNLVPVPAGPPGAQAPLTPVREQVTEALVGLGFPVKQAEQAVDTVLADQPTATTSVALRAALGLLGKNR; this is encoded by the coding sequence GTGATCGCGTCGGTACGCGGCGAGGTACTCGAGCTCGCGCTCGATCACGTGGTGATCGAAGCCGCCGGCGTCGGCTACCGGCTCAACGTCACGCCGGCGACGCTGGCCGGGCTCAGCCGCGGCGAGGAGACCCGGCTGTACACGGCGATGATCGTCCGCGAGGACTCGATGACGCTGTTCGGCTTCGCCGACACCGAGGCCCGCGACCTGTTCGGCCTGCTGCAGACCGTGTCCGGCGTCGGCCCGAAGCTCGCGCTGGCGGTGCTGGCCGTCCTGGAACCGGAGGCGCTGCGCAAAGCGCTGGCGGAGAGCAATGTCGCCGCGCTCACCCGGGTGCCCGGCATCGGCAAGCGCGGCGCCGAACGCATGGTGGTGGAACTGCGCGACAAGGTGAACCTGGTGCCGGTGCCCGCCGGTCCGCCCGGCGCGCAGGCACCGCTCACCCCGGTCCGCGAGCAGGTCACCGAGGCGCTGGTCGGGCTCGGTTTCCCGGTCAAACAGGCCGAACAGGCCGTCGACACCGTGCTGGCCGACCAGCCCACCGCCACCACCTCCGTCGCCCTGCGCGCCGCTCTCGGCCTGCTCGGCAAGAACAGGTAG
- a CDS encoding GtrA family protein, whose translation MAVHAVVQRLPEPLRSLLLKHRELLKFAVVGAITWFIDTGVVYAVKLTVLGEKPLTARLLGALIATIASYILNREWSFRTRGGRQRSHEAALFFTVSALGIGVTMIPQAISLYVLNLRVPHVDPVVQAVANFVSGQILGVLLAMAFRFWAFRRYVFPDDLREAELHSIQG comes from the coding sequence GTGGCAGTCCATGCGGTGGTGCAACGCCTCCCCGAACCCTTGCGTTCCCTGCTGTTGAAGCATCGGGAACTCCTGAAATTCGCCGTGGTCGGCGCGATCACCTGGTTCATCGACACCGGTGTGGTGTACGCGGTGAAACTGACGGTGCTCGGCGAGAAGCCGCTGACCGCGCGCCTGCTCGGCGCGCTGATCGCGACCATCGCCTCCTACATCCTCAACCGCGAGTGGTCTTTCCGTACCCGCGGCGGCAGGCAGCGCAGTCACGAGGCCGCGCTGTTCTTCACGGTCAGCGCCCTGGGTATCGGCGTCACCATGATCCCGCAGGCGATCTCGCTGTACGTGCTGAATCTGCGTGTGCCGCACGTGGATCCGGTGGTACAGGCGGTGGCCAACTTCGTCTCCGGGCAGATCCTGGGCGTGCTGCTGGCCATGGCGTTCCGGTTCTGGGCGTTCCGGCGCTACGTCTTCCCCGACGACCTGCGCGAAGCCGAGCTGCACAGCATCCAGGGCTGA
- the ruvC gene encoding crossover junction endodeoxyribonuclease RuvC produces the protein MRVMGVDPGLTRCGLSMVDSGPGRKIAAVDVGVVRTPVDAELALRLMAVADAAEEWMDTHRPEAVAIERVFAQHNVRTAMGTAQAGGVIALAAARRGIRVAFHTPSEVKAAVTGNGTADKAQVTAMVTRILGLKVAPKPADAADALALAICHCWRAPLMDRMAAAQAQADEVRRRYEQRLAEQRKVVRG, from the coding sequence GTGCGGGTGATGGGCGTCGATCCCGGGCTCACCCGGTGCGGGCTCAGCATGGTGGACAGCGGACCGGGGCGCAAGATCGCGGCCGTCGACGTCGGGGTGGTGCGCACCCCGGTCGACGCCGAACTCGCCCTGCGGCTGATGGCGGTGGCCGACGCCGCCGAGGAGTGGATGGACACCCACCGGCCCGAAGCGGTCGCCATCGAGCGGGTCTTCGCCCAGCACAACGTGCGCACCGCGATGGGCACCGCGCAGGCGGGCGGGGTGATCGCGCTGGCCGCGGCCCGGCGCGGGATCCGGGTCGCCTTCCACACGCCCAGCGAGGTGAAGGCCGCGGTCACCGGCAACGGCACCGCCGACAAGGCACAGGTCACCGCCATGGTGACCCGGATACTCGGACTGAAGGTCGCGCCGAAACCGGCCGACGCCGCCGACGCGCTCGCCCTGGCGATCTGTCATTGTTGGCGGGCGCCGCTGATGGACCGGATGGCGGCCGCGCAGGCACAGGCGGACGAGGTCCGCCGCCGCTACGAACAACGGCTCGCCGAACAACGGAAGGTGGTGCGCGGGTGA
- a CDS encoding flavin-containing monooxygenase has protein sequence MAPQFDAVVVGAGFGGIGAAIELDRLGLRNFVILEREDDLGGTWHVNRYPGLAVDIASVTYSYSFEPNPYWTRLFAPGAELKKYAEHVADKYDLRRRMRFGTVVDGARWDADNQHWVVSTADGQTLTARYLLAATGFLSQPYTPPFPGIESFAGKIIHTTAWDADYDLTGRRAAVIGTGATAVQLIPEVAEQVAELTVFQRTPIWVVPKVDTPIPGAVQEMFAKVPVTQKAARLVNTGMLEALMVVGVLRYAQAKPLNKAAAALAKAHLFAQVRDPETRAKLTPQYDFGCKRPTFSNTYFKTFNAPHVRLETNSIDHVEPDGIVTADGHKTEIDTLLLATGFNLWDVNFPAIEIIGRDGVNLGKFWRDNRFQAYEGITVPKFPNFLSLNSPYSYSGLSYFTTIEAQMKHMGRLFTELFRRGEQTFEVSERANAEFLDRVTGQLGSSVFYGGDCATARSYYFNQHGEAALLRPTSTVNAHREAVSFPLDDYRYGRTA, from the coding sequence GTGGCACCTCAGTTCGACGCTGTCGTGGTCGGGGCGGGTTTCGGCGGCATCGGTGCCGCGATCGAGCTCGACCGGCTCGGATTGCGCAATTTCGTGATCCTGGAGCGCGAGGACGATCTCGGCGGCACCTGGCATGTGAACCGGTATCCCGGGCTGGCGGTCGACATCGCCTCGGTGACCTACTCCTACTCCTTCGAGCCGAACCCGTACTGGACGCGCCTGTTCGCGCCCGGCGCCGAGCTCAAGAAGTACGCCGAGCACGTGGCCGACAAATACGACCTGCGCAGGCGGATGCGCTTCGGGACCGTCGTGGACGGTGCCCGCTGGGACGCCGACAACCAGCACTGGGTGGTCTCGACCGCCGACGGGCAGACCCTCACCGCGCGCTATCTGCTCGCGGCGACCGGCTTCCTGTCCCAGCCCTACACCCCGCCGTTCCCCGGCATCGAGTCCTTCGCGGGCAAGATCATCCACACCACCGCCTGGGACGCCGACTACGACCTGACGGGGCGCAGGGCCGCGGTCATCGGCACCGGCGCCACCGCGGTCCAGCTGATCCCCGAGGTCGCCGAGCAGGTCGCCGAACTCACCGTGTTCCAGCGCACGCCCATCTGGGTGGTGCCCAAGGTCGACACCCCGATCCCCGGCGCCGTCCAGGAGATGTTCGCCAAGGTCCCGGTCACGCAGAAGGCGGCGCGCCTGGTCAACACCGGCATGCTCGAGGCGCTCATGGTCGTCGGCGTGCTGCGCTACGCGCAGGCCAAACCGCTGAACAAGGCCGCGGCCGCGCTGGCCAAGGCGCACCTGTTCGCCCAGGTGCGCGATCCGGAGACGCGGGCCAAGCTCACCCCGCAGTACGACTTCGGCTGCAAGCGCCCGACCTTCTCCAACACCTACTTCAAGACGTTCAACGCCCCGCACGTGCGGCTGGAGACGAACTCGATCGACCACGTCGAACCCGACGGCATCGTCACCGCCGACGGCCACAAGACCGAGATCGACACCCTGCTGCTGGCCACCGGCTTCAATCTGTGGGACGTGAACTTCCCGGCCATCGAGATCATCGGCCGCGACGGGGTGAACCTCGGAAAGTTCTGGCGCGACAACCGCTTCCAGGCCTACGAGGGCATCACCGTGCCCAAGTTCCCCAACTTCCTGAGCCTCAACAGCCCCTACTCCTACAGCGGCTTGTCCTACTTCACCACCATCGAGGCCCAGATGAAGCACATGGGCCGGTTGTTCACCGAGCTGTTCCGGCGCGGCGAGCAGACCTTCGAGGTGTCCGAGCGGGCCAACGCGGAGTTCCTGGACCGGGTCACCGGCCAGCTCGGCTCCTCGGTCTTCTACGGCGGCGACTGCGCCACCGCGCGCAGCTACTACTTCAACCAGCACGGTGAGGCGGCGCTGCTGCGCCCGACCAGCACCGTGAACGCGCACCGCGAGGCGGTCAGCTTCCCGCTCGACGACTACCGGTACGGCCGGACCGCCTGA
- a CDS encoding SRPBCC domain-containing protein, with protein sequence MPTPTGAITPTPDGRDLVITRSLGLPIEEVWARLTDPHLTAGWYGTWEGEAGTGNSIRVQLRFEEGEPWTGMNIDECTPPIHLALSSTDQIGVWRLEVTLLDTGAATEVRLVHHLTSEYQLAEIPQIGPGWEYYADMFVAACTHTERPDFADYYPAMSGYYAQRAS encoded by the coding sequence ATGCCCACACCCACGGGTGCCATCACCCCGACGCCCGACGGCCGCGACCTGGTGATCACCCGGTCGCTGGGGCTGCCGATCGAGGAGGTCTGGGCAAGGCTCACCGATCCGCATCTCACCGCGGGCTGGTACGGCACCTGGGAGGGCGAGGCGGGCACCGGCAACAGCATCCGGGTGCAGCTGCGGTTCGAGGAGGGCGAGCCGTGGACGGGGATGAACATCGACGAGTGCACCCCGCCGATCCACCTGGCGCTGTCGTCCACCGACCAGATCGGGGTGTGGCGGCTGGAGGTGACGCTGCTCGACACCGGCGCGGCCACCGAGGTGCGCCTGGTCCACCACCTCACCTCCGAGTACCAGCTCGCCGAGATCCCGCAGATCGGTCCCGGCTGGGAGTACTACGCGGACATGTTCGTCGCCGCCTGCACCCACACCGAACGCCCCGACTTCGCCGACTACTACCCGGCCATGTCGGGCTACTACGCCCAGCGCGCGTCCTAG
- a CDS encoding DivIVA domain-containing protein — MTAVTPDDVSRTHFAMPTLGHRGYHADEVDAFLELVSATLDGQGVLTADDIRHVHFGAPRFGGRGYQADQVDDFLDRVRTELEYRQKGGAPVPAARPGEDVADMLTPDDVHRMRFSQSTVGRRGYHEEEVDAFLDLVAATLAHNGPGSLTAADVRGVRFTDTRLGTRGYSRDEVDAFVDLVITALEHADRGI; from the coding sequence ATGACCGCTGTGACGCCCGACGATGTGAGCCGCACCCACTTCGCCATGCCGACCCTGGGTCATCGCGGCTACCATGCCGACGAGGTCGACGCGTTTCTCGAACTGGTCTCGGCCACCCTCGACGGGCAGGGCGTGCTCACCGCCGACGACATCCGGCACGTGCATTTCGGCGCACCGCGTTTCGGCGGTCGCGGCTACCAGGCCGATCAGGTCGACGACTTCCTCGACCGGGTCCGGACCGAACTCGAATACCGCCAGAAGGGCGGCGCCCCGGTGCCCGCGGCGCGTCCGGGCGAGGATGTCGCCGACATGCTCACCCCCGACGACGTGCACCGGATGCGGTTCAGCCAGTCCACCGTCGGCAGGCGCGGCTACCACGAGGAAGAGGTCGACGCCTTCCTCGACCTGGTCGCGGCGACCCTGGCACACAACGGGCCGGGCAGCCTGACCGCCGCCGACGTGCGCGGGGTGCGGTTCACCGATACCCGTCTCGGCACCCGCGGGTACTCCCGCGACGAGGTCGACGCCTTCGTCGACCTCGTGATCACCGCGCTCGAGCACGCCGACCGCGGGATCTGA
- the secD gene encoding protein translocase subunit SecD, which yields MPPSQGSAHPYRLLGVYAALLAVIYALVFFTGDHSPTPKLGIDLQGGTRVTLTARTPDGSRPSQDSLKKAQEIIENRVNGLGVSGSEVVIDGDNLVITVPGDDSQQARALATTAKLYIRPVLAATQPQAGGAAPQVPPAQGGGTPAPTTSAPAPATGETPAPAAEEETTPAPQSRVFPAQAPPTPTPAPGGGTTVQQQQAKEIADAKALRQSTDQSVQQVAMASMDCTKPDPLAGNDDPALPLVTCSQDGTEVFLLGPSRIDGQEIADATSGFNQQQSRHEVNLEFKSSGADAWQALTGEYVYKRIAFVLDSKVVSAPQVTEGPQLGGRTSISGSFTADSASELANTLKYGSLPLSFQTSEAETVSATLGLSSLKAGLLAGAIGLIAVLLYCLFVYRMLGLIAGFSLIAAGVAVYGIIVLLGRWIGFTLDLAGIAGLIIGIGLTADSFVVFFERIKDEMREGRSFRSAVPRGWARAQRTNLSGKTVSLIASVVLYLLAAGQVKGFAFTLGVTTVLDVIVLYLVTAPLMMIISRSPFWAKPSVNGLGSVQQIARERGAGQVRPKEMSR from the coding sequence GTGCCACCTTCCCAAGGATCGGCGCATCCGTACCGGCTGCTCGGCGTCTACGCCGCGCTGCTGGCCGTGATCTACGCGCTGGTGTTCTTCACCGGTGACCATTCGCCCACGCCCAAGCTCGGCATCGACCTGCAGGGCGGCACTCGTGTCACCCTGACCGCGCGCACCCCCGACGGCAGCAGGCCCAGCCAGGACAGCCTGAAGAAGGCCCAGGAGATCATCGAGAACCGCGTCAACGGTCTCGGTGTCTCCGGCTCCGAGGTCGTCATCGACGGCGACAACCTCGTCATCACGGTGCCCGGCGACGACAGCCAGCAGGCGCGGGCCCTGGCCACCACCGCCAAGCTCTACATCCGGCCGGTGCTGGCCGCGACCCAGCCGCAGGCTGGTGGCGCCGCGCCGCAGGTGCCGCCCGCCCAGGGCGGTGGCACCCCGGCCCCGACGACGAGCGCGCCCGCCCCGGCGACCGGGGAGACCCCCGCGCCCGCCGCGGAGGAGGAGACCACCCCGGCGCCGCAGTCGCGGGTGTTCCCGGCCCAGGCACCGCCCACGCCGACCCCGGCGCCCGGCGGCGGCACCACCGTCCAGCAGCAGCAGGCCAAGGAGATCGCCGACGCCAAGGCGCTGCGCCAGAGCACCGACCAGTCGGTGCAGCAGGTCGCGATGGCGAGCATGGACTGCACCAAGCCCGACCCGCTGGCGGGCAACGACGACCCGGCCCTGCCGCTGGTCACCTGCTCGCAGGACGGCACCGAGGTGTTCCTGCTCGGCCCCAGCCGCATCGACGGCCAGGAGATCGCCGACGCCACCTCCGGCTTCAATCAGCAGCAGTCGCGGCACGAGGTGAACCTGGAGTTCAAGTCCAGTGGCGCCGACGCGTGGCAGGCGCTGACCGGGGAGTACGTCTACAAGCGCATCGCCTTCGTGCTCGACTCGAAGGTCGTCAGCGCGCCCCAGGTCACCGAGGGTCCCCAGCTGGGCGGCCGTACCTCGATCTCGGGCAGCTTCACCGCCGACAGCGCCTCGGAGCTGGCCAACACGCTGAAGTACGGTTCGCTGCCGCTGTCGTTCCAGACCTCGGAGGCCGAGACGGTCTCGGCGACGCTGGGTCTGTCCTCGCTCAAGGCGGGTCTGCTCGCCGGCGCGATCGGCCTGATCGCGGTGCTGCTGTACTGCCTGTTCGTGTACCGCATGCTCGGCCTGATCGCCGGCTTCTCGCTGATCGCGGCCGGTGTCGCCGTCTACGGCATCATCGTGCTGCTGGGCCGGTGGATCGGCTTCACCCTCGACCTGGCCGGTATCGCCGGTCTGATCATCGGTATCGGCCTCACCGCCGACTCCTTCGTGGTGTTCTTCGAACGCATCAAGGACGAGATGCGCGAGGGCCGCAGCTTCCGCTCGGCGGTGCCGCGCGGCTGGGCCAGGGCGCAGCGCACCAACCTGTCGGGTAAGACGGTCAGCCTGATCGCCTCGGTCGTGCTGTACCTGCTCGCCGCCGGCCAGGTGAAGGGCTTCGCCTTCACCCTCGGTGTCACCACCGTCCTCGACGTGATCGTGCTCTACCTGGTCACCGCACCGCTGATGATGATCATCTCGCGCTCGCCGTTCTGGGCGAAGCCGTCGGTGAACGGTCTCGGTTCGGTGCAGCAGATCGCGCGCGAACGCGGCGCGGGCCAGGTTCGGCCGAAGGAGATGTCACGATGA
- the yajC gene encoding preprotein translocase subunit YajC, translated as MDFLFPLLILALLVPMFFGIRKQKREAEKVTSMQEALKVGDQVVTTSGLYGTVVELDDTTVDLEIAEDVVTTWLRQAIREVRAEESTVEETTVAADAAVEESAEQTETRLTKD; from the coding sequence ATGGACTTCCTGTTTCCGCTGCTGATCCTCGCCCTGCTCGTGCCGATGTTCTTCGGTATCCGCAAACAGAAGCGGGAGGCCGAGAAGGTCACGTCCATGCAGGAAGCACTGAAGGTCGGTGACCAGGTCGTCACCACGTCGGGCCTGTACGGCACCGTCGTCGAGCTCGACGACACCACCGTCGACCTGGAGATCGCCGAGGACGTCGTCACCACCTGGCTGCGTCAGGCGATCCGCGAGGTGCGCGCCGAGGAGTCGACGGTCGAGGAGACCACCGTCGCCGCCGATGCCGCTGTCGAGGAGTCCGCGGAGCAGACCGAGACCCGGCTGACCAAGGACTGA
- a CDS encoding O-acetyl-ADP-ribose deacetylase, translated as MTRLEAVRGDITDQRVDAVVNAANSSLLGGGGVDGAIHRKGGPEILSACRDLRASHYGKGLATGQAVATTAGKLPARWVIHTVGPVWSATEDRSALLASCYRESLRVADELGATTVAFPAISTGIYGWPMDDGARIAVATVRASGTAMELVRFVLFDDHALTAFTAALG; from the coding sequence ATGACACGACTCGAGGCAGTGCGCGGCGACATCACCGATCAGCGGGTCGACGCGGTGGTCAACGCCGCCAACTCCTCACTGCTCGGCGGCGGCGGTGTCGACGGGGCGATCCACCGCAAGGGTGGGCCCGAGATCCTGTCCGCCTGCCGCGACCTGCGGGCCTCGCATTACGGGAAGGGCCTGGCGACCGGGCAGGCGGTGGCGACCACGGCGGGCAAGCTGCCCGCGCGCTGGGTGATCCACACCGTGGGCCCGGTGTGGTCGGCCACCGAGGACCGCTCGGCGCTGCTGGCCTCCTGTTATCGCGAATCCCTGCGGGTGGCCGACGAACTGGGTGCGACGACGGTGGCGTTTCCGGCGATTTCCACCGGCATCTACGGCTGGCCGATGGACGACGGCGCCCGGATCGCCGTGGCGACGGTGCGGGCCTCCGGCACCGCGATGGAACTGGTCCGGTTCGTCCTGTTCGACGACCACGCGCTGACGGCGTTCACGGCGGCCCTCGGCTGA
- a CDS encoding TetR/AcrR family transcriptional regulator, with protein sequence MTHHSADGDSNISRVTKPSTRGEQRKAELRREIIDTAFDCFAEKGYHATGIADIAVRLGIGHGTFYRYFANKRDIIDHVLDDVTGRIFAALANELSPETASTLDEYTDLLDRIGDALNRVLLDDPRVPQLLLFHATGIDDELTARVFGLVDTTEVVVAGYLDHGVRSGYLRPDLDTPTTAKAVMGMLVAGIVHGMRTPDPALAAVYSHAVRRLFIEGVRVAPR encoded by the coding sequence ATGACACATCATTCCGCTGACGGCGACAGTAACATCAGCCGGGTGACAAAGCCCTCCACCCGCGGCGAACAGCGCAAGGCCGAATTACGCAGGGAGATCATCGACACCGCGTTCGACTGCTTCGCCGAGAAGGGCTATCACGCCACCGGCATCGCCGACATCGCCGTCCGGCTCGGCATCGGGCACGGCACCTTCTACCGCTACTTCGCCAACAAACGCGACATCATCGACCACGTCCTCGACGACGTGACCGGCCGCATCTTCGCCGCGCTGGCGAACGAGCTGAGCCCGGAGACCGCGAGCACCCTCGACGAGTACACCGATCTGCTCGACCGCATCGGCGACGCCCTCAACCGGGTGCTGCTCGACGACCCGCGCGTGCCGCAGCTGCTGCTGTTCCACGCCACCGGCATCGACGACGAACTCACCGCCCGGGTGTTCGGTCTGGTCGACACCACCGAGGTGGTCGTCGCGGGCTATCTGGATCACGGTGTGCGCTCGGGTTATCTGCGCCCCGACCTGGATACTCCCACCACGGCGAAAGCGGTGATGGGGATGCTGGTGGCCGGCATCGTGCACGGCATGCGCACCCCGGATCCGGCGCTCGCGGCGGTGTACAGTCACGCGGTACGGCGGCTGTTCATCGAAGGCGTCCGAGTTGCTCCGCGATGA
- a CDS encoding MmpS family transport accessory protein encodes MTYQPPPPPYQQGYPQGGYPQGGYPQGGYPQNYGYPPQPPRKKPVWPWIVGGIVLVLVLLAGGCAVLVGVAANEIDKEAKSSADLVYEVGGTASQVDITYYTGDFDQNSANATSVPWRKDVTVSGFAKMGSLTVTTTGLEEGTVSCRILRDGKVLDEQTSSGTFGFVSCSATVD; translated from the coding sequence ATGACCTACCAGCCGCCACCGCCGCCGTACCAGCAGGGATATCCGCAGGGCGGGTACCCGCAGGGTGGCTATCCGCAAGGGGGTTACCCGCAGAACTACGGGTACCCGCCGCAGCCGCCCAGGAAGAAGCCGGTGTGGCCGTGGATCGTCGGTGGCATCGTGCTGGTGCTGGTGCTGCTCGCCGGTGGGTGCGCGGTGCTGGTCGGGGTGGCCGCCAACGAGATCGACAAGGAAGCCAAGAGCAGCGCCGACCTGGTCTACGAGGTCGGCGGCACCGCCTCGCAGGTCGACATCACCTACTACACCGGCGATTTCGACCAGAACAGCGCCAATGCGACCAGCGTGCCCTGGCGCAAGGACGTCACCGTCTCCGGCTTCGCCAAGATGGGCAGCCTCACCGTGACGACCACCGGCCTGGAAGAGGGCACGGTCAGCTGCCGGATCCTGCGCGACGGCAAGGTCCTCGACGAGCAGACCTCCTCGGGCACCTTCGGCTTCGTCTCCTGCAGCGCCACCGTCGACTGA
- the ruvB gene encoding Holliday junction branch migration DNA helicase RuvB, translated as MDDDFETGEFETDDSALTARYLHSDGEAETGLRPTSLEDFIGQPRVREQLALVLRGARQRGATPDHVLLSGPPGLGKTSMAMIIAAELGTALRITSGPALERAGDLAAMLSNLVEGDVLFIDEIHRMARPAEEMLYLAMEDFRVDVVVGKGPGATSIPLDIAPFTLVGATTRSGALTGPLRDRFGFTGHMDFYEPGELLRILQRSARILGVTIDHDAAAEVAGRSRGTPRIANRLLRRVRDFAEVRADGVITHPIAMAALEVYDVDALGLDRLDRAVLGALVRGFGGGPVGVSTLAVAVGEEAATVEEVCEPFLVRAGLVARTPRGRVATAAAWEHLGLVPPPDLVIGAIEVRGREPQPSVESLD; from the coding sequence ATGGACGACGACTTCGAGACCGGCGAGTTCGAGACCGACGACTCCGCGCTCACCGCCCGGTATCTGCACTCCGACGGTGAAGCCGAGACCGGCCTGCGGCCCACTTCGCTCGAGGACTTCATCGGCCAGCCGCGTGTCCGCGAGCAACTCGCCCTGGTGCTGCGCGGCGCCAGGCAGCGCGGCGCCACCCCCGACCACGTGCTGCTCTCGGGTCCGCCCGGACTCGGCAAGACCAGCATGGCGATGATCATCGCCGCCGAACTCGGCACCGCGCTGCGGATCACCTCGGGACCGGCGCTGGAACGCGCGGGCGACCTGGCCGCGATGCTGTCGAACCTGGTCGAGGGCGATGTGCTGTTCATCGACGAGATCCACCGGATGGCCCGGCCCGCCGAGGAGATGCTGTACCTGGCAATGGAGGACTTCCGGGTCGACGTCGTGGTCGGCAAGGGCCCGGGCGCCACCTCGATCCCGCTCGACATCGCCCCCTTCACCCTGGTCGGCGCCACCACCCGTTCCGGCGCGCTGACCGGCCCGCTGCGCGACCGCTTCGGCTTCACCGGGCACATGGACTTCTACGAACCCGGCGAACTGCTGCGGATCCTGCAGCGCTCGGCCCGCATCCTCGGGGTGACGATCGACCACGACGCCGCCGCCGAGGTGGCGGGCCGCTCGCGCGGCACGCCCCGCATTGCCAACCGGCTGCTGCGCCGCGTCCGCGACTTCGCCGAGGTCAGGGCCGACGGCGTGATCACCCATCCGATCGCGATGGCGGCGCTCGAGGTCTACGACGTCGACGCGCTCGGCCTGGACCGGCTCGACCGCGCTGTCCTCGGCGCGCTGGTGCGCGGGTTCGGCGGGGGACCGGTGGGCGTGTCCACCCTCGCGGTGGCCGTCGGCGAGGAGGCCGCGACCGTGGAGGAGGTGTGCGAACCGTTCCTGGTGCGCGCCGGACTGGTCGCCCGCACCCCGCGTGGCCGGGTCGCGACCGCCGCCGCCTGGGAGCATCTCGGGCTGGTGCCACCGCCGGATCTGGTCATCGGCGCCATCGAAGTGCGTGGCCGCGAACCACAACCGAGCGTGGAGTCGCTGGACTGA
- the secF gene encoding protein translocase subunit SecF: MTNVNPTDDTVYLDKVDGPRHGFFERLYTGTGGFPIVGRRKLLYTLAAILLLISVLSIAVRGFTLGIDFAGGSRIQIPAADNVTTQQVEDVYAQTLGHGPVSVQKVGSGSSATIQVRSESLDLQQTEQLQTALYEEFQPKDSSGQVSRNAISIAEISETWGGQVTQKALIALAVFVALTMIYIAIRFERDMSVAAIVSLFFNLIVTAGIYSLVGFEVTPAAVIGLLTILGYVLYDNVVVFDKVEENTRGVLHLNKRTYAEQANLAANQTLMRSISTTVIGILPIIGMLVIAVWLLGVGTLKDLALVQLVGMIVGAYSSIFLAVPVLVSIKERWGPVAAHTKKVLAKRAAGPASARVPVSAGAGAPSGPRPSEAGAPRPGARPSGKRHKRRN, encoded by the coding sequence ATGACCAACGTCAATCCCACGGACGACACGGTGTACCTGGACAAGGTCGACGGGCCCCGGCACGGCTTCTTCGAGCGGCTCTACACCGGTACCGGTGGCTTCCCGATCGTCGGCAGGCGCAAGCTGCTCTACACCCTGGCGGCGATCCTGCTGCTCATCTCGGTGCTCAGCATCGCGGTGCGCGGTTTCACCCTCGGCATCGACTTCGCCGGCGGTTCGCGCATCCAGATCCCGGCGGCCGACAATGTCACCACCCAGCAGGTGGAGGACGTCTACGCGCAGACCCTGGGCCACGGTCCGGTGTCGGTGCAGAAGGTCGGCTCCGGCTCCTCGGCCACCATCCAGGTCCGCTCGGAGTCGCTGGACCTGCAGCAGACCGAGCAGCTGCAGACCGCGCTGTACGAGGAGTTCCAGCCCAAGGACTCCAGCGGCCAGGTCAGCCGCAACGCCATCAGCATCGCCGAGATCAGTGAGACCTGGGGTGGCCAGGTCACCCAGAAGGCGCTGATCGCGCTCGCGGTGTTCGTCGCGCTGACGATGATCTACATCGCGATCCGCTTCGAGCGGGACATGTCGGTCGCGGCGATCGTGTCGCTGTTCTTCAACCTGATCGTCACCGCGGGTATCTATTCGCTGGTCGGCTTCGAGGTGACCCCGGCCGCGGTGATCGGTCTGCTCACGATCCTGGGTTACGTGCTCTACGACAACGTCGTGGTCTTCGACAAGGTCGAGGAGAACACCCGCGGCGTGCTGCACCTGAACAAGCGCACCTATGCCGAACAGGCCAACCTGGCCGCCAACCAGACGCTGATGCGGTCGATCAGCACCACCGTCATCGGCATCCTGCCGATCATCGGCATGCTGGTGATCGCGGTCTGGCTGCTCGGCGTCGGCACGCTGAAGGACCTCGCGCTGGTGCAGCTGGTCGGCATGATCGTCGGCGCCTACTCCTCGATCTTCCTCGCCGTCCCGGTGCTGGTCTCGATCAAGGAGCGCTGGGGTCCCGTCGCCGCGCACACCAAGAAGGTGCTCGCCAAGCGCGCCGCGGGTCCGGCGAGCGCCCGGGTCCCGGTGTCGGCCGGTGCCGGTGCCCCGAGTGGCCCGCGTCCGAGCGAGGCCGGTGCGCCCCGTCCGGGCGCCCGGCCCAGCGGGAAGCGGCACAAGAGAAGGAACTGA